The Candidatus Methylacidiphilales bacterium genome has a window encoding:
- a CDS encoding leucyl aminopeptidase — translation MVHSFSTKIPAIYVGINRSFPANGCLVALIREDAIIDEKSYDYNTRQCIKTTLHMGDMPKGFAITHTTPLLIPRNIKQKRIVMVQLTKQSISSYFKLIDLSHKIAKAIINTNAKHVILNSGIILQEYNKYSLDKNENEIQESDVISIFLRELLLQQLFSKNKSIESINFIVSAIKKEHSSVIANTVAISRAMHWSIELSNLPSNKCTPKILAQEAKKICSQFTNLTLTIHSTNSINKLNMGGVLAISKGSVNAPYFIEVSYKPKKSTSKKPIVLVGKGVTFDSGGISLKPSKQMDEMKYDMCGASTTLATIFACAYAKLPIHVQVLVPVVENMPSGSSIKPGDVITTHSGKTIEILNTDAEGRVILADMLSYAENFKPRFLIDVATLTGACITALGRDFCAVISNQQELADTLIQSGRKAFDCCWQLPLHEPYRESLHSNFASIANIGNGEAGTIIGAVFLKDFVNPKTPWAHLDIASVAWKSGITKSATGRPIPLLYAFIQSKLDYN, via the coding sequence ATGGTACATTCATTTTCAACAAAAATACCGGCAATTTATGTCGGTATTAATCGTAGTTTTCCCGCCAATGGTTGTCTAGTTGCGCTTATTAGAGAAGATGCGATTATTGATGAAAAAAGTTACGACTACAATACAAGGCAATGTATTAAGACTACATTACATATGGGCGATATGCCAAAGGGATTCGCCATAACTCATACTACCCCACTCTTAATACCTAGAAATATCAAGCAGAAAAGGATTGTGATGGTGCAATTAACAAAACAATCTATTTCAAGCTATTTTAAACTTATTGATCTAAGTCATAAAATCGCAAAAGCAATTATTAATACAAATGCAAAACATGTGATTTTGAATTCTGGAATTATTTTACAGGAATATAACAAATATTCTTTAGATAAAAATGAAAATGAAATTCAAGAATCCGATGTGATTTCAATATTTTTAAGAGAATTGCTTCTTCAACAACTTTTTTCTAAAAATAAATCAATAGAATCGATAAATTTTATTGTAAGTGCTATAAAAAAAGAACATTCCTCAGTAATTGCAAACACTGTAGCAATTTCAAGAGCAATGCATTGGTCAATTGAATTATCAAATTTACCAAGCAATAAATGCACCCCAAAAATCCTTGCCCAAGAAGCTAAAAAGATATGCTCTCAATTCACTAATCTAACGTTAACTATCCATAGTACAAACTCTATAAATAAATTGAACATGGGAGGTGTATTGGCGATATCAAAAGGTTCTGTGAATGCTCCATATTTTATTGAAGTGTCTTACAAACCAAAAAAATCAACCTCTAAAAAACCCATTGTATTAGTTGGAAAAGGAGTTACATTTGACAGTGGTGGAATTTCATTAAAGCCTTCTAAACAAATGGACGAAATGAAATATGACATGTGTGGCGCCTCTACAACGCTTGCTACAATCTTTGCATGTGCATACGCTAAATTACCTATACATGTACAGGTACTAGTTCCAGTTGTTGAAAATATGCCAAGTGGCTCCAGTATAAAACCTGGAGACGTAATCACAACACATTCTGGTAAAACAATTGAAATACTAAACACCGACGCTGAGGGGAGAGTAATTCTTGCGGATATGCTTAGTTACGCTGAAAATTTTAAACCAAGATTTCTCATTGATGTTGCTACTTTAACTGGAGCATGTATAACTGCGCTAGGTAGAGATTTTTGTGCGGTAATCAGTAATCAGCAAGAATTAGCCGATACGCTAATTCAATCCGGACGAAAAGCATTTGATTGCTGCTGGCAATTACCACTTCATGAGCCTTATCGTGAATCATTGCACAGTAACTTTGCTTCTATTGCAAATATTGGAAATGGCGAGGCTGGAACAATTATTGGTGCAGTATTTTTAAAAGATTTTGTCAATCCTAAAACTCCTTGGGCACATCTTGATATCGCTAGTGTTGCATGGAAATCTGGTATAACAAAGAGCGCTACTGGTAGACCTATTCCATTACTTTATGCCTTTATACAATCCAAACTTGATTACAACTAA
- a CDS encoding valine--tRNA ligase, with protein sequence MKDKYYPGNKFENIDYQNCLDKGYFKPTQSGSPYTISLPPPNVTGSLHMGHAFQATLIDFLIRFHRMKGFSCLWQPGIDHAGIATQLVVERSLAKTNQFKQDFSRDNFINEVWKWKNQSGNIIIDQLKQLLVTADWSRNCFTMDESYNHAVLVAFKELYEDNLIYRGERLVNWDTSLQTAISDLEVIHQQELSWLYFINYPIIGSNKMVTIATTRPETLFGDVALAFHPDDERYKHLQNTFVQLPLTNKQIPIISDTSIDPIFGTGLVKITPAHDTNDFEIGKRHSLPLNTIFNLDGTLKSNTHKAIAGMKILQARTIVVGLLEAENLVEKKIEHTISVPRGDRSGVIIEPMLTKQWYIDLTSQYGKEKLVTPARNAILNSSISVIPKDWKSTYLQWIDSIQDWCISRQIWWGHQIPIWYDKDGNHYCGTEEKEVRNKHGLHDSISLSKDPDVLDTWFSSALWPLATQGWPKSTPDLSRYPNTVLVTGFDILFFWVIRMVLFGVYFGKTVPFKAIYMHGLVRDAQGNKMSKSKGNVIDPLDLVSGISLEALVEKRSNSVIQDRQKKIIRESTIKQFPNGIEGYGVDALRFSFASMSNSGRDIRFDLKRIEGYRNFCNKLFNAGKFIFPYNTCQNTLSNDALFNNKDIRVVWIMGKFKNMLGQYHIAMDEYRFDNATNAMYHFVWDDYCNWYLEWVKNDISNNIAIQQTTVALYHEILKCLSPIIPGITSYIWKEFNSSNSDCMMQSIKNPEQFSHDQSVEEFMEHIQRVIIQIRYLRELLAIPPTNQTTITLYNTAELMNTQLQKHRSLLDSRLKNTKIQLISNIHEFSEVSKTIPMRIENTTCYLHYQATNQEISILIQDITRKTIISENTINKFNAMLNSEQFISKAPESVITEYRENLIKEAEKVNAYNSILNCLKVN encoded by the coding sequence ATGAAAGATAAATATTATCCTGGCAATAAATTTGAAAATATAGACTATCAAAATTGCTTGGATAAGGGTTATTTTAAACCCACTCAATCTGGATCGCCATATACTATCTCGCTCCCTCCACCTAATGTTACAGGCTCGCTGCACATGGGCCATGCATTTCAAGCTACATTAATTGATTTTTTAATTCGATTTCATAGAATGAAGGGTTTTTCTTGTCTCTGGCAACCAGGGATAGATCACGCGGGCATCGCTACGCAATTAGTTGTAGAAAGATCTTTAGCAAAAACAAACCAATTTAAACAGGACTTCAGTAGAGATAATTTTATAAATGAAGTTTGGAAATGGAAAAATCAATCTGGTAATATAATTATTGATCAGTTAAAACAATTACTGGTTACCGCTGATTGGTCGAGAAATTGTTTTACAATGGACGAGTCATATAACCACGCTGTGTTAGTCGCATTTAAAGAACTGTATGAAGATAATTTAATTTACAGAGGGGAGCGATTAGTTAACTGGGACACTTCTTTACAAACTGCTATTTCTGATTTAGAGGTAATTCATCAACAAGAATTATCTTGGCTTTATTTTATTAATTACCCAATTATTGGAAGTAATAAAATGGTTACTATTGCGACCACTAGACCTGAAACTTTATTTGGCGATGTGGCACTTGCCTTTCACCCAGATGATGAAAGGTATAAACATTTACAAAACACATTTGTCCAACTTCCGCTTACTAATAAACAAATTCCCATAATTTCAGACACCAGTATAGATCCAATATTTGGAACTGGATTAGTTAAAATCACACCTGCTCATGATACAAATGACTTCGAAATTGGCAAGAGACACTCGTTACCATTAAATACTATTTTTAATTTGGATGGTACGTTAAAATCTAACACACACAAGGCAATTGCAGGTATGAAAATACTGCAAGCTAGGACTATCGTGGTTGGATTACTTGAAGCTGAAAACTTAGTAGAAAAAAAAATCGAACATACAATTAGCGTTCCTAGAGGTGACAGGAGTGGAGTAATAATAGAACCAATGTTAACAAAACAATGGTATATTGACTTAACTTCACAATATGGCAAGGAAAAATTAGTTACACCTGCACGAAATGCAATTTTAAATTCAAGCATTTCAGTAATCCCAAAAGATTGGAAATCCACTTATTTACAATGGATTGACTCTATACAGGATTGGTGCATTAGTAGGCAGATTTGGTGGGGACATCAAATCCCTATCTGGTATGACAAAGATGGCAATCACTATTGTGGGACAGAAGAAAAAGAGGTTAGGAACAAGCATGGTCTACATGATTCAATTTCTTTATCTAAAGATCCAGATGTTCTTGATACTTGGTTTTCATCTGCATTATGGCCACTTGCGACTCAAGGTTGGCCAAAGTCAACACCTGATTTAAGTCGATATCCAAATACCGTACTGGTAACTGGATTTGATATTTTATTTTTCTGGGTTATTAGAATGGTATTATTTGGTGTTTATTTTGGAAAAACTGTACCATTTAAGGCTATCTATATGCACGGATTAGTCAGGGATGCTCAGGGAAACAAAATGTCAAAATCTAAAGGAAATGTAATTGACCCATTAGATCTAGTCTCGGGTATTTCACTAGAAGCATTGGTTGAAAAGCGATCCAATAGCGTAATTCAAGATAGACAAAAAAAAATAATTCGTGAGAGCACTATAAAGCAATTCCCTAATGGTATTGAAGGATATGGGGTGGATGCTCTACGGTTTAGTTTCGCTAGTATGTCAAATAGTGGAAGAGATATAAGATTTGATTTGAAAAGAATAGAGGGGTATAGAAATTTTTGTAATAAATTGTTTAATGCTGGTAAATTTATCTTTCCTTATAATACTTGCCAAAACACACTAAGCAATGACGCTCTTTTCAATAATAAAGATATAAGAGTTGTTTGGATAATGGGAAAATTTAAGAACATGCTTGGACAATATCATATTGCAATGGATGAGTACCGTTTTGACAATGCCACCAACGCTATGTATCATTTTGTTTGGGATGATTATTGCAATTGGTATCTTGAATGGGTAAAAAATGATATATCAAATAATATCGCAATACAACAAACCACAGTGGCGCTCTACCATGAGATTTTGAAATGTTTATCGCCAATTATCCCTGGTATTACATCATATATTTGGAAAGAGTTTAATAGCAGTAACTCAGATTGCATGATGCAATCTATTAAAAATCCAGAGCAATTCAGTCACGATCAAAGTGTTGAGGAATTTATGGAACATATTCAACGTGTTATTATTCAGATTAGATATTTAAGAGAGTTATTAGCGATCCCACCAACAAACCAAACAACAATAACTCTTTATAATACAGCCGAACTTATGAACACACAACTACAAAAACATAGATCTTTGCTAGATTCTAGACTTAAAAATACTAAGATCCAGTTAATTAGTAATATACATGAATTTTCTGAAGTTTCAAAAACCATTCCGATGAGAATAGAAAACACAACTTGTTATTTACACTACCAAGCCACCAATCAAGAAATTAGTATTTTAATTCAAGATATCACCAGGAAGACAATCATTTCAGAAAATACCATAAATAAATTTAATGCGATGTTGAATTCTGAACAATTTATAAGCAAAGCACCTGAATCAGTAATTACCGAGTATCGAGAAAATCTAATTAAAGAAGCAGAAAAAGTAAATGCCTATAATTCAATCTTAAACTGTCTAAAAGTAAATTGA
- the secG gene encoding preprotein translocase subunit SecG, whose protein sequence is MLSLIMVVHVLLALILIGLVVIQRGKGSSIGAAFGSGTSGTIFGPRGATSFLQKLTYGIVFLFFITSITLSYLSTNKTKEQSNFEKIINSNTDKPNPQQPATVPNISDKPSNN, encoded by the coding sequence ATGTTGTCATTAATTATGGTTGTTCATGTGCTACTTGCACTAATTCTAATAGGTTTAGTAGTAATTCAAAGAGGAAAAGGCTCTTCTATTGGTGCTGCATTTGGATCCGGCACTTCGGGTACTATTTTTGGGCCTAGGGGGGCTACTAGTTTTTTACAGAAACTCACCTATGGGATTGTATTTCTTTTTTTTATCACTAGTATTACATTATCTTATTTGTCAACCAATAAAACTAAAGAGCAGTCTAATTTTGAAAAAATTATAAATTCCAATACTGATAAGCCCAACCCTCAGCAACCGGCCACAGTTCCAAATATTTCTGATAAACCTAGTAACAATTAA
- a CDS encoding triose-phosphate isomerase — protein MKSYLIVANWKQNGDSSLCAEYLKIKKTDHAIVVCPPYHLLSELKLPHGYFLGAQNVSPFPNGSYTGEIGAEMLKKANVSYCIVGHSERRELFKETVEHFASKIKLLLSFSITPIICVGESIADYKLEKGNSVVRSQLTSLLSTLDPICAPIIVAYEPIWSIGTGLIPTSEYIISITDMIKSCMVLFRNKNIIHDKILYGGSVNEDTISTTLSIREIQGVLVGGASLKIESFNKLIVSYTSRDKRSF, from the coding sequence ATGAAATCTTATCTAATTGTTGCTAACTGGAAACAAAATGGAGATAGTTCGCTTTGTGCAGAATATCTAAAAATTAAAAAAACAGATCATGCAATCGTTGTTTGTCCACCGTACCATTTGTTATCAGAATTAAAATTACCCCATGGTTATTTTCTTGGTGCTCAGAATGTTAGTCCCTTTCCTAATGGTTCATATACAGGAGAAATTGGCGCAGAAATGCTTAAAAAAGCCAATGTATCATATTGTATTGTAGGTCATTCAGAAAGAAGAGAGTTATTCAAAGAGACAGTGGAACACTTTGCAAGTAAAATAAAGCTTCTTTTATCTTTTTCAATTACACCTATTATTTGTGTTGGTGAGTCGATTGCGGATTACAAATTGGAAAAAGGAAATTCAGTAGTGCGATCTCAACTTACCTCTCTATTATCAACATTAGACCCTATTTGTGCTCCAATCATTGTTGCCTATGAACCGATATGGTCAATTGGGACTGGTTTAATTCCAACCTCCGAATATATAATCTCAATAACTGATATGATTAAAAGCTGCATGGTTTTATTTAGAAACAAAAATATAATACATGATAAAATACTATACGGTGGTTCAGTAAATGAAGACACCATTTCAACAACACTTTCTATAAGAGAGATTCAAGGGGTGCTCGTTGGAGGTGCATCATTGAAAATTGAATCATTTAATAAATTGATAGTGTCGTATACATCGAGAGATAAAAGGAGTTTCTAA
- the glmM gene encoding phosphoglucosamine mutase, translating into MKVFGTDGIRGIIGEALLNPRFILNLGYAVGKVLYEQKRGPIIVGKDTRISGYMIESALEAGLSAAGVGIILTGPLPTPAIASLVTRHDAAGAFVISASHNTYEYNGLKIFNSSGEKLTQVNELEIESILETLETEPMYCVQSHKLGKAQRLTDAANHYIRYLISCVKHDLDLEKMKIVFDGANGAGYFVGPSLLRQLGAEVISINCGPDGLNINSNCGSTHPNQIKEMVLKTKADLGICLDGDGDRLVVVANNEIYNGDKILYLIAKSMKIRNLPIDGIVGTELSNGALPIALSKYGIEFTRSSVGDKHVYELLKSNNWQLGGEPSGHIIFREFANTGDGLLSALKVLEAIKFSNKTISELLEDYNSLPNLSTNITINSIDQVENILNSSQFKQFIQQLNSDTKNYQRVIVRKSGTENLLRVFVESESNSLNEKIVNDILEKIKL; encoded by the coding sequence ATGAAAGTATTTGGAACAGATGGTATCAGGGGGATAATCGGTGAAGCATTGCTAAACCCCCGTTTTATCCTTAATTTAGGATATGCAGTTGGTAAAGTACTTTATGAGCAAAAACGTGGACCAATAATTGTAGGTAAAGACACTCGCATATCTGGCTATATGATAGAATCTGCATTAGAAGCTGGTTTAAGCGCTGCTGGAGTTGGGATCATTTTAACCGGACCATTACCTACTCCCGCAATTGCGAGTTTAGTTACAAGACATGATGCCGCAGGTGCTTTTGTGATTAGTGCATCTCATAATACCTATGAGTACAATGGGTTAAAGATATTTAATTCATCAGGTGAAAAATTAACTCAGGTAAATGAGTTAGAAATTGAAAGCATATTAGAAACTCTTGAAACTGAGCCAATGTATTGTGTACAATCTCATAAATTGGGAAAAGCCCAAAGGCTTACTGACGCAGCAAATCACTACATTCGATATCTTATATCATGCGTTAAACATGATTTAGACCTTGAAAAAATGAAAATTGTATTCGATGGTGCAAATGGAGCTGGTTATTTTGTCGGTCCTAGTTTGCTTAGACAATTAGGCGCAGAAGTAATATCGATTAACTGTGGTCCTGATGGGTTAAACATAAATAGTAATTGCGGCTCTACACATCCAAATCAAATAAAGGAAATGGTACTCAAGACAAAAGCTGATTTAGGTATTTGTTTGGACGGTGATGGTGACAGACTGGTTGTTGTAGCTAATAATGAAATTTATAATGGAGATAAAATACTTTATTTAATTGCAAAAAGTATGAAAATTAGAAATTTACCAATAGATGGAATTGTAGGAACAGAATTATCAAATGGAGCATTACCAATTGCATTATCAAAATATGGCATTGAGTTTACAAGAAGTTCAGTTGGTGATAAACATGTATACGAATTATTAAAGTCCAATAATTGGCAACTTGGTGGCGAGCCTTCTGGACATATTATTTTTAGAGAGTTTGCTAACACTGGCGATGGGTTATTATCAGCATTAAAAGTTCTCGAGGCAATTAAATTTTCTAATAAGACCATCTCAGAGTTATTAGAGGACTATAACTCTCTTCCGAATTTGTCCACTAATATAACAATTAATTCAATTGATCAAGTTGAAAATATTTTAAATAGTAGCCAGTTTAAACAATTTATTCAGCAATTAAATTCTGATACTAAAAATTATCAAAGAGTAATTGTTAGAAAATCGGGTACTGAAAACTTACTTCGCGTCTTTGTGGAATCAGAATCAAACAGTTTAAATGAAAAAATTGTAAATGATATACTTGAAAAAATTAAATTATGA
- the folP gene encoding dihydropteroate synthase → MVTLLKFLKGTQLTLPTIMGVVNCTPDSFSENGVVKTVDMAVSYALELIEEGASIIDIGGESTRPGAKSISTEEERARIEPVLNILRKKTQAIISIDTQKPEIMKIAQELGADIINDVSGFANLESINFAKQTKLHLIVSHMQGTPISMQYNPQYSGHVINVIKSYFTHTIQKLEEAGVSRNQIIIDPGIGFGKTFDHNMQIITNINELMSFDLPICIGLSRKSLNKTLLQLSNNDPIAHRLPSTLLLTQVSLAQGAGIFRTHDVGVTKRWITAIEEYKMWFNKSNQQL, encoded by the coding sequence TTGGTAACATTACTTAAATTTTTAAAAGGCACCCAACTCACATTACCTACCATTATGGGTGTGGTAAATTGTACCCCTGATTCTTTTTCTGAAAATGGGGTGGTTAAGACAGTTGATATGGCAGTCAGTTATGCGCTTGAATTAATTGAAGAGGGGGCTTCAATTATTGATATAGGTGGAGAATCAACTCGACCTGGTGCAAAATCAATAAGCACTGAAGAAGAACGGGCGAGAATTGAGCCTGTGCTCAATATTTTAAGAAAAAAAACGCAAGCAATAATTTCAATTGATACTCAGAAACCAGAAATAATGAAAATAGCACAAGAACTTGGTGCTGATATTATTAACGATGTTAGTGGATTTGCAAATTTAGAGTCTATCAATTTTGCAAAACAAACAAAACTTCATTTAATAGTTTCTCATATGCAAGGCACGCCAATATCTATGCAATATAATCCTCAATATTCTGGTCATGTAATAAATGTGATTAAGAGTTATTTCACCCATACAATTCAGAAGCTAGAAGAGGCAGGCGTTTCAAGAAATCAAATCATTATTGATCCAGGAATTGGTTTTGGTAAAACATTTGATCATAATATGCAAATTATAACTAATATTAATGAGCTGATGAGCTTTGATCTACCGATCTGTATTGGGCTATCGAGGAAATCGCTAAATAAAACTTTACTTCAATTATCTAATAACGATCCAATTGCCCACAGATTACCTTCTACTTTGTTACTTACTCAAGTCTCCTTAGCTCAGGGAGCTGGAATTTTTAGAACCCATGATGTTGGTGTAACTAAACGTTGGATAACTGCTATAGAAGAATATAAAATGTGGTTTAATAAAAGTAATCAACAGTTATAA
- the ftsH gene encoding ATP-dependent zinc metalloprotease FtsH: MKNIIFWGVIIAILTFTFRNYLPVQKDQLSELTYSQFISEVKSGNIAQVQISNRDIQGKFINGNQFKTYSPESDNRSMIGELLDNKVDVIGVPPEKPSILMQLLLNSIPVILWIAIWIYFMRQMSGGGGGKGGMFSFGKSRAKMLNHEKISITFNDVAGIDEAKAELSEIVDFLKNPKKFQTLGGKIPKGVLLVGHPGTGKTLLAKAISGEAKVPFFSISGSDFVEMFVGIGASRVRDMFEQAKKVSPCIIFIDEIDAVGRHRGSGLGGGHDEREQTLNQLLVEMDGFEEHFGLIVIAATNRPDVLDPALLRPGRFDRQVVVPLPDIKGREQILNVHVKKLKKSNTVSTKIIARGTPGFSGADLANLVNEAALIAARENKPHVEMKDLEKAKDKIMMGVERKSMVMTDEQKKLIAYHEAGHAIVGLQVPDHDPVYKVSIIPRGRALGITMFLPEDDRLSVSKRRLESQISSLFGGRIAEELIFGKECVTTGAQNDIERATEIARNMVTKWGLSSLGPLAFSEEQGEMYLGYSKSQPKLNSDATANQIDNEIKLIIDTNYKRAKGIVEKHIDILNEMAQALIQYETIDQSQIHEIMEGKKPTPPQSWDDDNTNQKSSGSQSNTIQDTITQSP, encoded by the coding sequence ATGAAAAATATAATATTTTGGGGTGTTATCATTGCAATTCTTACATTTACTTTTAGGAATTATTTGCCAGTTCAGAAAGATCAATTATCAGAATTAACTTATTCTCAGTTTATTAGCGAAGTGAAATCAGGAAATATTGCTCAAGTGCAAATTAGTAATAGAGATATTCAGGGTAAATTCATAAATGGTAATCAATTTAAAACATATTCTCCAGAATCTGACAATCGTTCTATGATTGGAGAATTGCTTGATAATAAGGTTGATGTAATTGGAGTGCCTCCTGAAAAACCATCGATTTTAATGCAGTTGTTACTTAATTCAATTCCAGTTATCTTGTGGATCGCTATTTGGATTTATTTTATGAGACAAATGAGTGGTGGGGGTGGTGGAAAAGGTGGAATGTTTTCTTTTGGAAAAAGTCGAGCTAAAATGCTTAACCATGAAAAAATATCAATAACTTTTAATGATGTTGCAGGTATTGATGAGGCAAAAGCCGAGTTAAGTGAAATAGTTGATTTTTTAAAGAACCCCAAAAAATTTCAAACGTTGGGTGGTAAAATCCCAAAAGGTGTTTTACTTGTCGGGCATCCTGGCACTGGAAAAACCCTTTTAGCAAAAGCCATTTCTGGTGAAGCAAAGGTCCCATTTTTTTCTATTTCTGGATCTGACTTTGTTGAAATGTTTGTTGGAATTGGCGCTTCTAGAGTTCGGGATATGTTTGAGCAAGCTAAAAAAGTTTCCCCTTGCATTATTTTTATTGATGAAATCGACGCAGTTGGTAGACATAGAGGATCTGGCTTGGGAGGGGGGCATGATGAAAGAGAGCAAACGCTAAATCAATTGTTGGTAGAAATGGATGGTTTCGAAGAGCATTTTGGCCTTATCGTGATAGCGGCTACCAATAGGCCTGATGTTCTTGATCCAGCTTTATTACGACCTGGAAGATTTGATCGTCAAGTGGTTGTCCCACTTCCAGATATTAAAGGAAGGGAACAGATTCTTAATGTACATGTAAAAAAACTTAAAAAATCTAACACAGTCTCTACAAAAATAATCGCAAGAGGCACTCCTGGGTTTTCAGGTGCTGATCTTGCGAATCTTGTTAATGAAGCTGCGCTTATTGCGGCAAGAGAAAATAAACCACATGTAGAAATGAAAGATTTAGAAAAAGCTAAAGATAAAATCATGATGGGCGTAGAAAGAAAATCTATGGTTATGACAGATGAACAAAAAAAACTTATCGCTTATCATGAAGCAGGTCATGCAATAGTAGGATTACAAGTTCCAGATCATGATCCAGTATATAAAGTTTCAATTATTCCGCGAGGTCGTGCGTTAGGGATTACCATGTTTTTACCTGAGGATGATAGACTAAGTGTTTCTAAAAGAAGGTTGGAAAGTCAAATTTCAAGTTTATTTGGAGGGAGAATAGCAGAGGAGTTGATATTTGGTAAAGAGTGTGTTACTACTGGCGCACAGAATGATATAGAGCGAGCTACTGAAATTGCTCGAAATATGGTAACTAAGTGGGGCTTATCAAGCTTAGGCCCACTTGCTTTTTCTGAAGAACAAGGTGAAATGTATCTTGGGTATTCTAAATCTCAGCCAAAATTAAATTCAGACGCAACTGCTAATCAGATTGACAATGAAATCAAATTAATAATTGATACTAATTATAAACGAGCAAAGGGGATAGTAGAAAAACACATTGATATCCTAAATGAAATGGCACAAGCGCTTATTCAATATGAAACTATTGATCAATCTCAAATACATGAAATTATGGAAGGTAAAAAACCTACTCCACCTCAATCTTGGGATGATGATAATACTAATCAAAAATCTAGCGGTTCTCAAAGTAATACAATACAAGATACAATTACTCAATCACCATAG
- a CDS encoding RlmE family RNA methyltransferase codes for MAVSSKSSSSRWKQRQQSDHYVKKAQQQGLVSRAYFKLEDLNNTHMFIKPNSHVLDLGAAPGGWSCFVLKKIVTGTLVSVDLLPMKKLNSNHVVINGNFGSDECLAEINNVRSNKLFDVVLCDASPNISGIQEYDNLRFDTLIKEVLFITSCCLIKNGYLIIKIFDSENSTQNFTLLKSLFKQVKPCKPDSSRKESKERYYVCVGFLKKE; via the coding sequence ATGGCAGTTTCTTCAAAATCAAGTTCAAGTCGATGGAAACAAAGACAACAAAGCGATCACTACGTTAAGAAGGCTCAACAACAAGGGCTGGTCTCAAGAGCGTATTTTAAGTTAGAAGATTTAAATAATACCCATATGTTTATAAAACCCAATTCCCATGTCTTGGATTTAGGTGCAGCACCTGGCGGATGGAGTTGTTTTGTCTTGAAAAAAATTGTAACGGGAACCCTCGTAAGTGTAGACTTATTACCAATGAAAAAATTAAACAGCAACCATGTTGTTATAAATGGAAACTTTGGTTCAGATGAGTGTTTGGCGGAAATTAACAATGTTCGGAGCAATAAATTATTTGATGTGGTACTTTGCGACGCGTCACCAAATATTAGTGGAATTCAAGAATATGATAATTTAAGATTTGACACATTAATCAAAGAGGTGCTCTTTATAACTTCTTGTTGCTTAATAAAAAATGGTTATTTGATTATTAAGATATTTGATTCTGAAAACTCAACTCAGAATTTTACTTTATTAAAGTCTTTGTTTAAACAAGTAAAACCTTGTAAGCCTGATTCGAGTCGCAAAGAAAGTAAAGAACGATATTATGTGTGTGTTGGATTTTTAAAAAAGGAGTAA
- the greA gene encoding transcription elongation factor GreA, translated as MERKPITKIGCAILREELAKLITTDRPKISMAIAEARAMGDLKENAEYHAAREKQSFIEGRINELESILSSAQIIDISLIPDNGKIVFGTTVTLKNKKNNESKSYKIVGDVEADISKNFISIVSPFARLLIGRKIGDEITFIDSILEIVAIERVP; from the coding sequence ATGGAACGCAAACCAATAACGAAAATAGGTTGTGCAATTCTCAGGGAAGAACTTGCTAAATTAATCACAACCGACCGTCCGAAAATCAGTATGGCAATAGCGGAAGCTCGTGCGATGGGAGATCTTAAAGAAAATGCTGAATATCACGCGGCTAGAGAAAAACAATCCTTTATAGAGGGGAGAATTAATGAACTAGAATCAATTTTATCGAGTGCGCAAATAATTGATATTAGTTTAATTCCAGATAACGGCAAGATTGTATTTGGAACAACTGTTACACTAAAAAATAAAAAAAATAACGAGAGTAAGAGCTATAAGATAGTGGGAGATGTCGAAGCTGACATATCAAAAAATTTTATTTCTATCGTTTCACCTTTTGCAAGATTGTTAATAGGTAGGAAAATTGGAGATGAGATCACTTTTATAGACTCAATTTTGGAAATTGTGGCTATTGAAAGAGTTCCATAA